A genomic stretch from Lysobacter ciconiae includes:
- the hrpB gene encoding ATP-dependent helicase HrpB, with product MSPPEFPIDELLPQIRQSLSAHTRLVLEAPPGAGKTTRVPPALLDEPWLQGRRIIMLEPRRVAARAAARFMAAQRGEAVGATVGYRIRFDNQVSADTRIEVVTEGILTRMVQDDPGLEGVGAVIFDEFHERHLAADLGLALVLDVQSALREDLRIVVMSATLDGERLAGFLDAPRLSSAGRSFPVEIGHFPARREERLEHQVARAVAHALAAHPGDLLVFLPGQREIARVRQLLDGQIGDSGVDVLALHGELPVEEQARVLQPDAGARRRVVLATNVAESSVTLPGVRVVIDSGLAREPRFDPNSGFPRLDVVLVSQASADQRAGRAGRVASGWAYRLWPQSQRLEPQRRAEIGQVELAGLALELAAWGDPDLRFPHPPPAGALAAARELLHALGALEAATITDRGRRMLQLGTHPRIAAMLLAAADDSERALACDLAALLESRDPLRSRSDALADRWQALSAFRRNRLGGDASRSALAAIDQVARQWRRRMRCDTNSPADVPAHLLGDLLAHAWPDRIAHQHPTDPWRYQLANGRSARLMDDSVLFGEPWLVIAELRDEGRDARVLRGVPLDPQRLERDWATHFEETERVFWDDAARRISAVRERRFDRIVLDSRPLANPDRSQYAAALADAVRQLGLAALPWNEALRQWRARVRCLRVWCPELELPDLSDEALLAGIDTWLLPALAGKSRLDALSEDELANALRSLVSWPQRSRIDEVAPARIAVPSGLQRPIHYAFDDAAGEPVPPVLAVKLQELFGLADTPAIANGRVPLTLHLLSPGGRPLQVTGDLRGFWERTYPEVRKEMKGRYPRHPWPEDPWSATATHRAKPRGT from the coding sequence ATGAGTCCCCCCGAATTCCCCATCGACGAGCTGCTGCCGCAGATCCGCCAGAGCCTGTCTGCGCACACGCGCCTCGTGCTGGAAGCGCCCCCCGGCGCCGGCAAGACCACCCGGGTGCCGCCGGCGCTGCTGGACGAGCCGTGGCTGCAGGGACGACGGATCATCATGTTGGAACCGCGCCGGGTCGCCGCGCGCGCCGCGGCACGGTTCATGGCCGCGCAACGCGGCGAGGCCGTCGGCGCCACAGTCGGCTACCGGATCCGCTTCGACAACCAGGTCTCCGCGGACACCCGGATCGAGGTCGTCACCGAGGGCATCCTGACCCGCATGGTCCAGGACGATCCGGGCCTGGAGGGCGTGGGCGCGGTGATCTTCGATGAGTTCCACGAACGCCACCTGGCGGCCGACCTCGGCCTGGCGCTGGTGCTGGATGTCCAATCGGCATTGCGCGAGGACCTGCGCATCGTGGTGATGTCGGCCACGCTGGACGGCGAGCGGCTGGCGGGATTCCTCGACGCTCCGCGGCTCTCCAGTGCTGGGCGCAGCTTTCCGGTGGAAATCGGCCACTTTCCCGCTCGCCGCGAGGAGCGCCTGGAGCACCAAGTCGCCCGCGCGGTCGCCCATGCGCTGGCAGCGCATCCCGGCGATCTGCTGGTGTTCCTGCCCGGCCAGCGCGAAATCGCGCGGGTGCGCCAGCTGCTGGACGGACAAATTGGCGATTCCGGCGTCGACGTGCTCGCGCTGCACGGCGAGTTGCCGGTGGAGGAGCAGGCGCGCGTGTTGCAACCCGATGCGGGCGCGCGGCGGCGGGTGGTACTGGCCACCAACGTCGCCGAGTCCAGCGTGACCCTGCCCGGGGTGCGTGTCGTCATCGATTCCGGCCTGGCCCGCGAGCCCCGGTTCGATCCCAACAGCGGCTTCCCGCGCCTGGACGTGGTCCTGGTGTCCCAGGCGTCCGCCGACCAGCGCGCGGGCCGGGCGGGACGGGTGGCGTCCGGCTGGGCCTATCGGCTGTGGCCGCAGTCGCAGCGCCTCGAGCCGCAGCGCCGCGCCGAGATCGGCCAGGTCGAGCTGGCCGGGCTGGCACTGGAACTGGCGGCGTGGGGCGATCCGGACCTGCGCTTCCCCCATCCACCTCCGGCGGGCGCATTGGCGGCGGCTCGGGAGCTGCTGCATGCGCTGGGTGCCCTCGAAGCGGCCACGATCACCGATCGCGGACGCCGGATGCTCCAGTTGGGCACCCATCCGCGCATTGCGGCGATGCTGCTGGCCGCCGCAGATGACAGCGAGCGCGCGCTCGCCTGCGACCTCGCCGCGCTGCTGGAATCGCGCGATCCGCTGCGCTCGCGCAGCGACGCACTGGCGGACCGCTGGCAGGCGCTGTCGGCGTTCCGCCGCAATCGGCTCGGCGGCGATGCCTCGCGCAGCGCGCTGGCCGCCATCGACCAGGTCGCCCGGCAATGGCGCCGCCGTATGCGTTGCGACACCAATTCGCCAGCGGACGTTCCCGCGCATCTGCTCGGCGACCTCCTGGCCCACGCGTGGCCGGACCGCATCGCCCACCAGCATCCGACCGATCCGTGGCGTTACCAGCTGGCCAACGGGCGCAGCGCGCGGCTGATGGACGACAGCGTGTTGTTCGGCGAGCCCTGGCTGGTGATCGCCGAGCTGCGCGATGAGGGCCGCGATGCGCGGGTGCTGCGCGGCGTACCGCTGGACCCGCAGCGTCTGGAGCGTGACTGGGCGACGCATTTCGAGGAAACCGAGCGGGTGTTCTGGGACGACGCGGCGCGCCGGATCAGCGCGGTGCGCGAGCGTCGCTTTGATCGCATCGTGCTCGACAGTCGGCCACTAGCGAACCCGGACCGCTCGCAGTACGCGGCTGCGCTGGCCGACGCGGTGCGCCAACTCGGACTCGCCGCGCTGCCGTGGAACGAAGCGCTCCGCCAGTGGCGCGCGCGGGTGCGCTGCCTGCGCGTGTGGTGCCCGGAGCTGGAGCTTCCCGACCTGAGCGATGAGGCGCTGCTGGCCGGCATCGACACCTGGTTGCTGCCGGCCCTGGCAGGCAAGAGCCGGCTGGACGCCCTCAGCGAAGACGAGCTTGCCAACGCGCTCCGGAGTCTCGTGTCCTGGCCGCAGCGCAGCCGCATCGACGAGGTGGCACCGGCGCGCATCGCGGTGCCGTCCGGCCTGCAACGGCCCATCCACTACGCCTTCGACGACGCCGCGGGCGAGCCGGTGCCGCCGGTCCTCGCGGTCAAGCTGCAGGAGTTGTTCGGACTCGCCGACACCCCGGCCATCGCCAACGGCCGCGTGCCGCTGACCCTGCACCTGCTCTCGCCGGGTGGCCGGCCACTGCAGGTCACCGGCGACCTGCGCGGATTCTGGGAGCGCACGTACCCAGAGGTCCGCAAGGAGATGAAGGGGCGTTACCCGCGCCATCCGTGGCCGGAAGACCCGTGGAGCGCCACCGCCACGCATCGCGCCAAACCGCGCGGAACCTGA
- a CDS encoding ABC transporter permease, whose product MSHPNLVALWTVSRREIHRILRIWAQTLVPPAITMTLYFLIFGGLIGSRIGTMDGIGYMDFIVPGLVMMSVIQNSYGNIASSFFGAKFSRFVEELLVSPMPDWVILAGYVSGAVVRGMAVGAIVLLIATLFTDVRIPHPLVTLTTVLLGSTIFALAGFVNAMFATKFDDVAIVPTFILTPLTYLGGVFYSVKLLPGWAETATHANPIFYMVNAFRYGLLGVSDVPLWIAYALMLAFVVVLTTLSLWLLKRGIGLRS is encoded by the coding sequence ATGAGCCACCCCAACCTGGTCGCGCTGTGGACGGTGTCGCGCCGCGAGATCCACCGCATCCTGCGCATCTGGGCGCAGACCCTGGTCCCGCCGGCGATCACCATGACCCTGTACTTCCTGATCTTCGGCGGCCTGATCGGCTCGCGGATCGGGACCATGGACGGCATCGGCTACATGGATTTCATCGTCCCCGGGCTGGTGATGATGAGCGTGATCCAGAACAGCTACGGCAACATCGCCTCGAGCTTCTTCGGCGCCAAGTTCAGCCGTTTCGTCGAGGAACTGCTGGTAAGCCCGATGCCCGACTGGGTGATCCTGGCCGGCTACGTCAGCGGTGCGGTGGTGCGCGGCATGGCGGTGGGCGCGATCGTGCTGCTGATCGCGACACTGTTCACCGATGTCAGGATTCCGCATCCGCTGGTGACGCTGACCACGGTGTTGCTGGGCTCGACGATCTTTGCGCTGGCCGGATTCGTCAACGCGATGTTCGCGACCAAGTTCGATGACGTCGCGATCGTGCCGACCTTCATCCTGACCCCGCTGACCTACCTGGGCGGCGTGTTCTATTCGGTCAAGCTGCTGCCCGGCTGGGCGGAGACGGCGACCCACGCCAACCCGATCTTCTACATGGTCAACGCGTTCCGCTACGGCCTGCTGGGTGTCAGCGACGTGCCGCTGTGGATCGCCTACGCGCTGATGCTGGCGTTCGTGGTGGTGCTGACCACGCTCAGCCTGTGGCTGCTCAAGCGCGGGATCGGGCTGCGCAGCTGA
- a CDS encoding TatD family hydrolase, translating to MNLIDIGANLTHDSFDHDRGAVMQRARDAGVVQMVVTGASREHSPQALALARAHPGELFATAGVHPHHASEYTAECDAEMRALQQHPEVVAVGECGLDYFRDFSPRPAQRRAFEMQLQIAADFAVDGVGKPLFLHQRDAHADFMGVMGEFDGRLGPVVVHCFTGSREELFDYLDRDWHVGITGWLCDERRGLHLRELVKNIPANRLMIETDSPYLLPRTVKPAPSHRRNEPMYLAHIVEELARDRGEDVAVTAANSTRTAREFFRLPAPAESTLADAAG from the coding sequence ATGAATCTGATCGATATCGGCGCCAACCTCACCCACGACTCCTTCGACCACGACCGCGGTGCGGTGATGCAGCGCGCCCGCGACGCCGGGGTGGTGCAGATGGTGGTCACCGGTGCGAGCCGGGAGCACTCGCCGCAGGCGCTGGCCCTGGCACGCGCGCATCCCGGCGAGCTGTTCGCCACCGCGGGCGTGCATCCGCACCATGCGAGCGAGTACACCGCCGAGTGCGATGCCGAGATGCGCGCCCTGCAGCAGCACCCCGAAGTGGTCGCGGTGGGCGAATGCGGGCTGGACTACTTCCGCGACTTCTCGCCGCGCCCGGCCCAGCGCCGCGCATTCGAGATGCAGTTGCAGATTGCCGCCGATTTCGCGGTCGATGGCGTGGGCAAGCCGCTGTTCCTGCACCAGCGCGACGCGCATGCGGACTTCATGGGCGTGATGGGCGAGTTCGATGGGCGTCTGGGCCCGGTGGTTGTGCACTGCTTCACCGGCAGCCGTGAGGAACTGTTCGACTACCTGGACCGCGACTGGCACGTGGGCATCACCGGCTGGCTGTGCGACGAGCGCCGCGGCCTGCACCTGCGCGAACTGGTCAAGAACATCCCCGCCAACCGGCTGATGATCGAGACCGACTCGCCCTACCTGCTGCCGCGCACGGTCAAGCCGGCGCCGAGCCACCGCCGCAACGAGCCGATGTACCTGGCCCACATCGTCGAAGAGCTGGCCCGCGACCGCGGCGAGGACGTGGCGGTTACCGCCGCCAACTCCACCCGCACCGCGCGGGAGTTTTTCCGCCTGCCCGCCCCCGCCGAAAGTACGCTCGCCGACGCTGCCGGCTGA
- a CDS encoding ABC transporter ATP-binding protein, whose translation MRSTGVPALCVTDLRKTYGNGVEALKGVSLDVAEGDFFALLGPNGAGKSTLIGIVSSLVNLTSGSVQVFGTDITRRRSEAMRLIGLVPQELNFNLFEKPLDILVNYAGFYGVPRKVALERAEVELKRAHLWGKAQMTSRTLSGGMKRRLMIARAMMTRPRLLILDEPTAGVDIEIRRGMWDSLQEINASGTTIILTTHYLEEAENLCRNLAIIDHGSIIASGPMRSLLAELDVQGFVLDTDGALPRSLPVIEGATLRARDPHTLDIDMPRAMDLNHIFVALDAAGIKVRSMRTKSNRLEELFVRMTARPEQSA comes from the coding sequence ATGCGATCGACCGGTGTTCCCGCGCTGTGCGTCACCGACCTGCGCAAGACCTACGGCAACGGCGTGGAGGCGCTCAAGGGCGTGTCGCTGGATGTGGCCGAAGGCGACTTCTTCGCTCTGCTCGGCCCCAACGGCGCCGGCAAGAGCACCCTGATCGGCATCGTGTCCTCGCTGGTCAACCTGACCTCCGGCTCGGTGCAGGTCTTCGGTACCGACATCACCCGCCGGCGCAGCGAGGCGATGCGCCTGATCGGGCTGGTGCCGCAGGAGCTCAACTTCAACCTGTTCGAGAAACCGCTCGACATCCTGGTCAACTACGCCGGCTTCTATGGCGTGCCGCGCAAGGTCGCGCTGGAGCGCGCGGAGGTCGAGCTCAAGCGCGCGCACCTGTGGGGCAAGGCGCAGATGACCAGCCGTACCCTCTCGGGCGGCATGAAGCGCCGCCTGATGATCGCCCGCGCGATGATGACCCGGCCGCGCCTGCTGATCCTGGACGAGCCCACCGCCGGGGTCGACATCGAGATCCGCCGCGGCATGTGGGACTCGCTGCAGGAGATCAACGCCTCGGGCACGACCATCATCCTGACCACGCATTACCTGGAGGAGGCGGAGAACCTGTGCCGCAACCTGGCGATCATCGACCACGGCAGCATCATCGCCAGTGGCCCGATGCGCTCGCTGCTGGCCGAGCTGGACGTGCAGGGCTTCGTGCTGGACACCGACGGCGCGCTGCCGCGGAGCCTGCCGGTGATCGAGGGCGCGACCCTGCGCGCGCGCGATCCGCACACGCTGGACATCGACATGCCGCGCGCGATGGACCTCAACCACATCTTCGTCGCCCTGGACGCGGCCGGCATCAAGGTGCGATCGATGCGCACCAAGAGCAACCGCCTGGAAGAACTGTTCGTGCGCATGACCGCACGTCCGGAGCAGTCCGCATGA